From a single Seriola aureovittata isolate HTS-2021-v1 ecotype China chromosome 18, ASM2101889v1, whole genome shotgun sequence genomic region:
- the LOC130186968 gene encoding protein AMBP-like has product MQRAVILVSVLVLGSAWTLQGAHVLPESLTLTQENFDLSRFMGQWYELAVVSTCPHYMKRKRGNPVIVALELQHVASESNFTMTATSFRNDSCKQTSTDYALTNTPGRFFHHIARFGADVDTYVVHTNYDEYAMMLLLSIEKPSGNETTTAKLYSRTMDVTPAVMDNYKTLVRQLGMSDGAIIMNQNRGECVPGDLETEPTTQPQISVTKRLKRKVVPAVNSGNI; this is encoded by the exons ATGCAGAGAGCAGTGATTCTGGTTTCTGTGCTGGTCCTGGGATCAGCCTGGACCCTCCAGGGGGCCCATGTGCTCCCAGAATCTCTTACCCTCACACAGGAGAACTTTGATCTGAGCCGG TTCATGGGGCAGTGGTATGAGCTGGCAGTGGTTTCTACCTGTCCTCACTACATGAAGCGCAAGAGGGGAAACCCCGTCATTGTCGCACTGGAGCTACAACATGTTGCTTCTGAGAGCAACTTCACCATGACGGCCACTAGTTTCAG gaatgaCTCATGTAAGCAGACGTCCACAGATTATGCTTTGACCAACACTCCAGGACGATTCTTCCACCATATTGCCA GGTTTGGAGCAGATGTTGATACATACGTGGTTCATACCAACTATGATGAGTATGCAATGATGCTTCTGCTGAGCATTGAGAAACCATCAGGAAACGAAACCACCACAGCCAAGCTTTATA GTCGAACAATGGATGTGACTCCTGCGGTGATGGACAACTACAAAACATTGGTGAGACAACTTGGAATGAGTGATGGCGCTATCATCATGAATCAGAACAGAG GCGAGTGTGTTCCAGGTGATCTGGAGACAGAGCCAACTACTCAGCCTCAG ATTTCTGTTACCAAGAGGTTGAAGAGAAAGGTGGTGCCAGCTGTGAACTCCGGTAATATTTAA
- the ptgdsa gene encoding prostaglandin D2 synthase a, translating to MRTTVVAVVMVMLCVMMVHADVKPQRDFNLQRFAGRWYRVGLAYDSPSFVPYRDKLKASMGIITPLTNGNVNLTMWEATPLGCHSKLYQYEKTNVPGQFTYFSSRHNMVKDITVVDTNYTEYALVLKHKVFNSEYTQVALYGRSQRVRTEVINKFKTLALSRGFSRESILTPPPAENCPQSGSG from the exons ATGAGGACCACGGTGGTcgctgttgtcatggtgatgttgTGTGTGATGATGGTGCACGCAGACGTGAAGCCGCAGAGAGATTTCAACCTGCAGAGG tttgcAGGGAGATGGTACCGTGTGGGCCTGGCCTATGACTCTCCAAGTTTTGTTCCCTACAGAGACAAACTGAAGGCCTCAATGGGCATCATCACACCGCTGACAAACGGCAACGTTAACCTCACAATGTGGGAAGccac ACCTCTGGGCTGTCACAGTAAGCTGTACCAGTATGAGAAGACCAACGTCCCGGGACAGTTCACCTACTTCAGCTCAC gcCACAACATGGTGAAGGACATCACAGTGGTGGACACAAACTACACCGAATACGCTCTGGTTCTCAAACACAAGGTTTTTAACAGCGAGTACACACAAGTGGCACTTTACG GTCGCTCTCAAAGAGTTAGGACTGAAGTAATCAACAAGTTTAAAACCTTAGCCTTGTCCCGCGGTTTCTCCAGAGAGTCTATTCTGACTCCACCTCCAGCAG AAAACTGCCCACAATCTGGATCTGGTTAG
- the ambp gene encoding protein AMBP — protein MQKVILVPLLVLGWTSTLEGLLVLPEPLYATQENFDLAQFLGTWHDVAIASTCPHMQRHRGDAAIGKLVLQRGTSEDKLKMKRTVLRHGTCKEISGEYELTTTPGRFFYHVERYGSDVDAYVVHTNYNEYAIVIMSKQKSSREKSISLKLYSRTMAVRPTVLEDFKTLVRQEGMSADTIIIKQDKGDCVPGEVVAEPSAQPEPEPQRVRRTLIPVMVAAEEEGSADDSPLFNGTEACQAEPDTGPCFGLHQRYYYNASSLSCAIFKYGGCLGNQNNFQSERECLQRCRTEAVCRLPLAAEPCTGQPPIWSFDSTIGLCVPYKQGFCQTNANKFYSKAECEEYCGVVKDDGELLNTN, from the exons ATGCAGAAAGTGATTCTGGTTCCCCTGCTGGTCCTGGGATGGACCTCGACCCTTGAGGGGCTCCTTGTTCTCCCAGAACCTCTCTACGCCACACAGGAGAACTTTGACTTGGCCCAG TTTTTGGGAACTTGGCATGATGTTGCCATTGCAAGTACATGTCCCCATATGCAGCGTCACCGGGGAGATGCAGCCATTGGTAAGCTGGTTCTGCAAAGAGGCACCAGCGAAGACAAACTCAAGATGAAACGAACCGTACTCAG acatggGACATGTAAGGAGATCTCTGGGGAATACGAGTTAACCACCACACCAGGACGGTTCTTCTACCATGTTGAGA GGTATGGGTCAGACGTGGATGCCTACGTGGTTCACACAAACTACAACGAGTACGCAATAGTGATAATGAGCAAACAGAAATCATCAAGGGAGAAGAGCATCTCATTGAAGCTTTATA GTCGGACTATGGCTGTGAGACCCACTGTGCTGGAGGACTTCAAAACACTGGTCAGACAAGAGGGAATGAGTGCCGACACTATTATCATTAAGCAGGACAAAG GTGACTGTGTTCCTGGAGAGGTAGTGGCAGAACCATCAGCtcagcctgagcctgagcctcaG CGGGTGAGGAGAACTTTGATCCCTGTTATGGttgctgcagaggaggagggttcTGCTGATGATTCACCTCTTTTCAATGGAACCG AGGCTTGTCAAGCAGAACCAGATACGGGACCATGTTTTGGGTTGCACCAGCGTTACTACTACAACGCCTCCTCATTGAGCTGTGCAATCTTTAAGTATGGAGGGTGTTTGGGCAACCAGAACAACtttcagagtgagagagagtgtctgCAGAGATGTCGCACTGAGG CTGTGTGCCGTCTGCCATTGGCAGCCGAACCCTGCACAGGTCAGCCACCCATCTGGTCCTTTGACTCCACCATTGGTCTCTGTGTGCCCTACAAACAGGGCTTCTGCCAGACCAACGCCAACAAGTTCTACAGCAAGGCTGAGTGTGAGGAGTACTGCGGGGTGGTTAAAGATG ACGGAGAGCTCCTGAATACAAACTGA
- the slc27a4 gene encoding long-chain fatty acid transport protein 4, whose translation MMRLACCTALLFVLRLLVGLPWYQVLPAILIFYLGSGGWSFLQIFARTVGRDLHAAVVLLRVKMNVRRHLREKNTIPKIFAETVRRHGDKTALIFEGTGERWTFRQLDEYSNRVANLLLERGFREGDVVALFMENRSQYVGLWLGMAKIGVEAALINFNLRLEALVHCVTISNAKAVVFGSELTDAVSEVHSSMGKAVQMFCSGEWDPKRVPQGTECLEPLLDGAPSHLPSRPQRCFTDRLFYIYTSGTTGMPKAAIVVHSRYYRMAALVYYGFKMTSDDVLYDCLPLYHSAGNIVGVGQCLIHGMTVVIRKKFSASRFWDDCVKYNCTIVQYIGEICRYLLNQPVRDTEQQHQVRMALGNGLRQSIWEEFMNRFNISQIAEFYGATECNCSLGNFDNKVGACGFNSQILPFIYPIRLVRVDEETMELIRGPDGVCIPCKPGEPGQLVGRIIQNDPLRRFDGYVNQSATSKKIAQSVFKKGDSAYLSGDVLIMDENGHMYFKDRTGDTFRWKGENVSTTEVEGTLSRLLDMKDVVVYGVEVPGAEGKAGMAAIADPSRSTDLEKFVKDMEKALPPYARPVFLRFLPEVNKTGTFKFQKTELRRDGFDPSAVSDRLYFLDSSRGRYVQLDEETYRSILSGKHKL comes from the exons TGCGGCAGTTGTGTTACTGCGGGTGAAGATGAACGTCAGACGCCACCTTAGAGAGAAGAACACAATTCCCAAGATCTTTGCTGAAACAGTGCGTCGTCATGGGGACAAAACTGCACTCATCTTCGAGGGGACTGGGGAAAGGTGGACCTTCCGACAGTTGGACGAGTACTCCAACAGAGTggctaacctgctgctggaaCGGGGTTTCAGG GAGGGTGATGTGGTGGCCCTTTTCATGGAGAACAGGTCCCAGTACGTGGGCCTCTGGCTGGGAATGGCCAAGATCGGAGTAGAGGCCGCTCTAATCAACTTCAATTTGAGACTGGAGGCCTTGGTCCACTGTGTCACCATCTCCAATGCCAAGGCTGTGGTGTTTGGCTCAGAGCTCACTGATG CTGTTTCCGAGGTACACAGTTCAATGGGGAAGGCGGTGCAGATGTTCTGTTCTGGAGAATGGGATCCCAAACGGGTCCCACAGGGAACCGAGTGCCTAGAGCCCCTGCTGGATGGTGCCCCATCTCACCTGCCCAGCCGGCCGCAGCGCTGCTTCACAG ATCGCCTATTCTACATCTACACGTCAGGAACCACTGGGATGCCTAAAGCTGCTATTGTTGTGCACAGCAG GTACTATCGCATGGCAGCTTTGGTGTATTATGGGTTTAAGATGACATCAGATGACGTGCTGTATGATTGCCTTCCACTCTACCACTCTGCAG GAAACATTGTGGGAGTGGGACAGTGTTTAATACATGGCATGACTGTAGTCATCAGAAAGAAGTTCTCTGCCTCGCGTTTCTGGGACGACTGTGTCAAATACAACTGCACT ATTGTGCAGTACATTGGTGAGATCTGCAGATACCTGCTGAACCAGCCAGTTCGggacacagagcagcaacatCAGGTGCGCATGGCCCTGGGCAACGGCCTTCGCCAGTCCATATGGGAGGAGTTCATGAACCGCTTCAATATCTCGCAGATTGCAGAGTTCTACGGAGCAACAGAGTGCAACTGCAGCCTGGGCAACTTCGATAACAAG GTTGGAGCATGTGGCTTCAACAGTCAGATTCTACCCTTCATCTATCCCATCAGACTAGTGAGGGTTGATGAAGAGACCATGGAGCTCATTCGGGGACCTGATGGCGTCTGCATTCCGTGTAAACCTG gCGAGCCTGGCCAGCTAGTCGGCAGGATCATTCAGAATGACCCTCTTAGGAGGTTTGATGGCTATGTCAACCAATCAGCAACCAGCAAGAAGATTGCTCAAAGTGTCTTCAAGAAGGGAGACAGTGCCTATCTCTCTG GTGATGTGTTGATCATGGATGAGAACGGCCACATGTACTTCAAGGACCGAACAGGAGACACTTTCCGCTGGAAAGGAGAGAATGTCTCCACGACCGAGGTGGAGGGAACGCTCAGCAGGCTGCTAGACATGAAAGATGTAGTTGTGTATGGAGTGGAAGTACCAG gagcagagggaaaGGCTGGAATGGCAGCCATCGCTGATCCGTCTCGTTCCACTGATCTGGAGAAGTTTGTAAAGGACATGGAGAAGGCTCTGCCTCCGTACGCCAGACCTGTATTCCTTCGCTTCCTTCCAGAGGTCAACAAGACGG GAACATTTAAGTTTCAAAAGACGGAGTTGCGTAGGGATGGCTTTGACCCCAGCGCGGTGTCGGACAGACTCTACTTCCTGGattccagcagagggcgctATGTGCAGCTGGACGAGGAGACTTACCGCTCCATACTGTCAGGGAAACACAAATTGTGA